A genomic window from Bdellovibrio sp. SKB1291214 includes:
- the tpx gene encoding thiol peroxidase → MASITLKGNPVNTSGTIPAKGSVAKDFRLVRSDLSEVSLKDFDGKKKVLNIFPSVDTATCAASVRHFNQDAAKLENTVVLNISADLPFAQARFCGAEGIKNCESLSSFRSSFGQDWGLSIVDSPLKGLLSRVVVTLSEDNKVLHAEQVSEIAHEPNYEAALASLR, encoded by the coding sequence ATGGCATCAATCACACTTAAAGGTAACCCCGTTAATACATCTGGAACGATTCCCGCAAAAGGTTCTGTAGCAAAAGATTTTAGATTGGTTCGCAGCGATCTTTCTGAAGTCAGTCTCAAAGACTTCGATGGTAAAAAGAAAGTATTGAATATCTTCCCAAGCGTAGACACTGCGACATGCGCGGCCTCAGTTCGCCATTTCAACCAAGATGCAGCTAAACTTGAGAATACAGTGGTTTTGAATATCTCTGCAGACTTGCCATTTGCTCAGGCTCGCTTCTGTGGTGCTGAAGGTATTAAAAACTGTGAATCTTTGTCTTCGTTCCGCAGCTCATTCGGCCAAGATTGGGGCTTGTCGATCGTCGATTCTCCTCTAAAAGGTCTTTTGTCACGAGTGGTTGTCACTTTGTCAGAAGATAACAAAGTTCTACACGCTGAGCAGGTTTCTGAAATCGCTCACGAGCCAAATTACGAAGCGGCATTGGCC